In Brachypodium distachyon strain Bd21 chromosome 2, Brachypodium_distachyon_v3.0, whole genome shotgun sequence, one genomic interval encodes:
- the LOC100822833 gene encoding CASP-like protein 5B1 — protein MRELAGSPGSWSGLALRLSQFAFAAASVCVMASARDFANYTAFCYLIASMGLQALWSLGLACLDGYALKLEKDLRSAVLVSLFVVGDWVTSILSFAASCSAGAVVVLFDRDAFFCSRDPHLPCGTFELATAFAFLSWAFSGTSALVMFWLLASP, from the exons ATGAGGGAGCTGGCCGGGAGCCCCGGGTCGTGGAGCGGCCTGGCGCTGCGGCTGTCCCAgttcgccttcgccgccgcgtccgTCTGCGTCATGGCCTCCGCGCGCGACTTCGCCAACTACACTGCCTTCTG CTACTTGATCGCATCAATGGGACTACAAGCACTCTGGAGCTTGGGGCTTGCCTGTCTTGATGGCTATGCCTTGAAATTGGAGAAGGATCTCCGCAGTGCTGTTCTCGTGAGCTTATTTGTTGTTGGCGATTGG GTAACGTCAATCCTGTCATTCGCTGCTTCATGCTCTGCAGGagctgttgttgttctttttgATAGGGATGCATTCTTCTGCAGCAGGGATCCGCACCTCCCTTGTGGGACATTTGAGCTCGCCACAGCATTTGCTTTCCTTTCTTGGGCATTTAGCGGTACATCAGCCCTTGTGATGTTTTGGCTCCTCGCTTCACCTTGA